The genomic stretch ATGTTGCCACTCAAATTGACAATTACAGCGTATCAACATGGTTTTGTAAATTTAACAAATGGGTGACTGTCTTGCTTTCACTGCTTTCTGATAATTACAGACAATACGATTATAGGTTGTTCTGACAAGTACGTCACGCCCGCCTAGACTCCAGCGTCTCTCCTGATTGACCTATCGGTACTAGGAAGCTCATATACTTAATGAAGAAAGCTGCAATTGCAGTTTTTTACTTGTTCATTAATGATTCTGTTATATCTGCTGCCCTTGATACCTCTGCTACCTGCAAAGTTCTCCGTATACGGCAACTTTCCTTTACCCAGCACAACTACTCTGTAAAAAGCGAGGGTATTTTCTCAGCAAGCCATTCTTTATCAATCTTTGTCTTGCAAAGAATCTCCTCTTTGCTTCCCTCCATAGGTCTAGCGCCCTTCTCATAAAGCAGCTCAATAGTCTCCTTTGGAAGCTCAGATTCCGTCATTGCCTTGTACAGCAGCTTGCTACCAAACTCTCCCATCAACATGGGCAGAGGACccatctccaacatcatTTCAATATATTCTACGTGTTTATAAGTCACTGCAGCTCTAAGCAATAGCGCTTTGAGagactcttctttttttggatcAGTAGTCGTCTCAAAAAAGTCTCGGATCATGGTCTTGTTGTCAGTCTCTACTGCGTAATCAACAACCGTCAACTGACCGTCGTCTTCGTTTCCAAAACTACCACCCCTTTCAAGAAGCAACCGGACCACAGCTGTGTAGCCGTGACCTGCCGCTTTTTCGACAGGCCCCTCGAGCCATTTATCACGTTCGTTGGGATCGGCGCCGAGGTCTAAAAGTAACTGGGTTGCATCCAAATCACCATGGAATGCTgccaggctcagcagcccgTCTTCAAATAGTCTTTT from Trichoderma atroviride chromosome 3, complete sequence encodes the following:
- a CDS encoding uncharacterized protein (EggNog:ENOG41), with protein sequence MSEVQFYEAGDSRASHATIITALELTAYFGAVELMNKLPSILNTSLGAAELGHAIFSALCNEQGAALRLLIDMGADISVKRLFEDGLLSLAAFHGDLDATQLLLDLGADPNERDKWLEGPVEKAAGHGYTAVVRLLLERGGSFGNEDDGQLTVVDYAVETDNKTMIRDFFETTTDPKKEESLKALLLRAAVTYKHVEYIEMMLEMGPLPMLMGEFGSKLLYKAMTESELPKETIELLYEKGARPMEGSKEEILCKTKIDKEWLAEKIPSLFTE